A segment of the Manis javanica isolate MJ-LG chromosome 10, MJ_LKY, whole genome shotgun sequence genome:
tcttctctctcattggttttcctaaaattaatttgtaacaATTCAACTGACTTCATTTAAAGATAAgtacttgtaaaaattgggcattctaaaactctCTCAGAAGTTCTGAAAGAAACTAACCCAAATGTTTTTCGAGTTCATGGGATCTGGGataatatttgatattaaaaCTAATTTAAGGTTGTTGCTTAATTATAATAAACCTCTTAAGGATTATcagcattaaaatgaaaatgtctatTATGTCTCAGTTTACTTCAAGTGAAATAAGTTGGCATTATCTGTtagaaaatggtttttaaaaaaacgtCCTGGGATAATGGCTGACCTTACCTGATGTCTCATGAAGTTTTCATGGGCAGTCTAACATAACCGGGAGCAAATGATTTAGATAGACGTAAGTGGAGGAAGAGTTTATAGAAAACTTTTTACAACAATTACATTTCATAGTGTAGATACTTATGAACAGCTCCTCAGGTTTTTTTTGGTAAACTGCCCCTAAAGTTTTGTCAAGCTAAATGGTGAGGTAAGTTAAATTCATTGAATAACTAGATCATAagctaaaataataaaaccttaCTTACTGAACATAGGTTTATCTACTTTTGGCTTCCTTAttacagaaaaactaaaaataaatgtgggTCTGTTAGCatacattttttgttctttattaaaaaattgtacataatttaacttcaggtttttttttctcctgttaacatGTCTcatatccatttgatttttaattttctttgtagaaaattCTTCATTCCCAAGAATGATAATTCTAAAGGAGAGAATATGTATTCTTTGGCTTATTTGtgggtttttcttcctttctttttgtcttttaggGAAAGTATTAATGATAAACTCAATAAGGAAATAGTCCAATTGATCTGCAATCTAGTTCATAAAACATTCtgaggaaggagacagaaaagaagaggaagaaggaaaaaaagaaaaagtcctcaTATAGGTCTTATAAGCAATGTAGCTGATTTCAAAAATGTGTAAGGAGTTGAAAACCCCTATTTAAAATGTGGTTGCAAGAGTGTGTATGTTTTTTCAATTACAAAGgatttctcacttttatttatatttatgttttaaagattttcttattCGTTAAAGCTATCAGTTATTATAACTGCAACTTTAAAAGTAACCTGAATAAATAGATACCTTCTTTAATTTTGTAAAAGGATTTTACCTTTAGGTACAAGATTGGACAAATCATCTATGAAACTCCTTTTAGCTCTATGATATTAGGACTACAGTCTATATCTTTCAGGTTCCATTTGCAATTCTCTAACTTGCCACCCAATTGGCCTGGGTTGTACTGAGTTCTGCACATATTGTGTGTTATATGCTCCTTCTTTAGAAGGAAATTGCATGCCCTCTTCACACATAATTACCATAGGATAATTTAAGTGAATTCATAAACATTCTGAAGTCTATCCATGTCTCAAGGCTAGGACTTTTTAGTGGATATTCAGTATGATaaagttaaaaagataaaattaaaaacagcaaagGTGTGGAATTTATATGACTTGGAGTTCAGGACCCAACTGAATTACAAACAAAGTTATTTCCCCATTTGTCTATGAACTTGTAaactttgtataaaaataaatggctAGATCTCACCAAAGTTATTCAAACAGTTGTTTGAGTGTCCTgggcatttatatttattaaagattCATCAACTTTTTGTTACAAAGCTGGGGTTTAGGTACATATTCCAGAAAACTTCAATCTGAGTCTAGATTTCCTTCTCATGAAAGTGGAGAGAGTAACGTTCTTCTCAAAGAGGGTTGCTGCAGATGTTAATAAGGATATTTATGTGAATCTCCacacatagtgcctggcacattgttgGTGATCAATGTATGTtagcttctctctcactctttGTTATTTCTTAATGACTACAATAGTTAatccttactatttttttttttactttttttgtctaGCTTTGATAAAATTCATAAGAGAGAAATGAGAAACCATTCAATGCAGACAAAGTTCATTCTTTTGGGTCTGACAGATAACCCTGAGTTGCAAGTTGTAGTTTTCCTCTTTCTATTTTTTACCTACATATTTAGCGTCACAGGAAACTTAACCATCATTATTCTTACTCTTCTGGATTCCCACCTTAAGACACCAATGTATTTCTTCCTAAGGAATTTTTCCCTTTTAGAAATCTCATTCACAACTGTTTGTATTCCAAGATTTCTGGTGAGCCTTGTAACAAAAGACAGGACTATTTCCTATATGAGTTGTATgactcagttattttttttcatctttttgggAGTAACTGAATTTTACCTTCTGGctgccatgtcctatgaccgctatgtggctaTATGTAAACCCCTGCATTATACCACCATCGTGAGCAACAGAGTTTGCTACCAACTTGTATTCAGCTCCTGGGTAACTGGATTCCTGATTATCTTTCCTCCAATGATCTTGGGACTCAAGTTGGAATTCTGTGCTTCCAATGTCATTGATCATTTTATTTGTGATTCATCTCCCATCCTGCAGATCTCTTGTTCTGATACACATTTCCTAGAGCTAATGTGTTTTCTCTTGGCTATTGTCACACTAATGGTCACACTGATGTTAGTGATTCTCTCTTATGGCTACATCATCAAAACAATTCTCAAATTCCCTTCTATTCAGCAAAGGACCAAAGCCTTTTCTACCTGTTCTTCCCACATGATTGTAGTTTCCATCTCTTATGGTAGCTGTATCTTCATGTACATAAAACCATCAGCAAATGATAGAGTGAC
Coding sequences within it:
- the LOC140843764 gene encoding olfactory receptor 6C70-like produces the protein MRNHSMQTKFILLGLTDNPELQVVVFLFLFFTYIFSVTGNLTIIILTLLDSHLKTPMYFFLRNFSLLEISFTTVCIPRFLVSLVTKDRTISYMSCMTQLFFFIFLGVTEFYLLAAMSYDRYVAICKPLHYTTIVSNRVCYQLVFSSWVTGFLIIFPPMILGLKLEFCASNVIDHFICDSSPILQISCSDTHFLELMCFLLAIVTLMVTLMLVILSYGYIIKTILKFPSIQQRTKAFSTCSSHMIVVSISYGSCIFMYIKPSANDRVTLSKGVAVLNTSVAPLLNPFIYTLRNQQVKQAFKDMVQKLSFGQTNEKILKK